A region of Streptomyces sp. NBC_01788 DNA encodes the following proteins:
- a CDS encoding SCO5918 family protein, whose translation MRCVIARFPFELTKGGVLESMKGIKPEPVTGESVIIGRRHYPVKQVGQVITRQDRRDFSAAEVLRAMTRLGFTCRALPKAAPSDIPGSLQHASEMLGTPVTV comes from the coding sequence ATGCGCTGCGTCATCGCCCGCTTCCCCTTCGAGCTCACCAAGGGCGGAGTGCTGGAATCGATGAAGGGCATCAAGCCCGAACCGGTCACCGGAGAATCGGTGATCATCGGCCGCCGGCACTACCCCGTCAAGCAAGTCGGACAAGTCATCACCCGCCAGGACCGCCGTGACTTCAGCGCCGCCGAAGTCCTCCGGGCCATGACTCGACTCGGCTTCACCTGCCGCGCCCTCCCCAAGGCCGCGCCTTCGGACATCCCCGGCTCGCTGCAGCACGCCTCCGAGATGCTCGGCACCCCCGTGACGGTCTGA
- a CDS encoding MerR family transcriptional regulator, producing MTADDTFGRLDDDDYPAYTMGRAAEMLGTTQGFLRAIGEARLITPLRSAGGHRRYSRYQLRIAARARELVDRGTPIEAACRIVILEDQLEEAQRLNAEYRRAAESANPTAEA from the coding sequence ATGACAGCAGACGACACGTTCGGCCGTCTCGATGACGACGATTACCCCGCCTACACCATGGGCCGGGCCGCCGAGATGCTCGGCACCACGCAGGGCTTCCTTCGCGCCATCGGCGAAGCCCGCCTCATCACCCCACTCCGCTCCGCAGGCGGCCACCGCCGCTATTCCCGCTACCAACTGCGCATCGCCGCCCGCGCCCGGGAACTCGTCGACCGGGGTACCCCCATCGAGGCTGCCTGCCGGATCGTCATCCTCGAAGACCAGCTCGAGGAAGCCCAGCGCCTCAACGCCGAATATCGCCGCGCCGCCGAATCAGCGAACCCAACGGCAGAAGCATGA
- a CDS encoding cold-shock protein encodes MATGTVKWFNAEKGFGFIAQDGGGPDVFAHYSAINSTGFRELQEGQSVTFDVTQGQKGPQAENINLA; translated from the coding sequence ATGGCAACGGGAACTGTGAAGTGGTTCAACGCGGAGAAGGGCTTCGGCTTCATCGCCCAGGACGGCGGCGGCCCGGATGTCTTCGCGCACTACTCCGCGATCAACTCGACGGGCTTCCGTGAGCTCCAGGAGGGCCAGAGCGTGACGTTCGACGTCACCCAGGGCCAGAAGGGCCCGCAGGCCGAGAACATCAACCTGGCCTGA
- a CDS encoding ribonuclease J gives MSHPHPELKAAPPLPEGGLRVIALGGLGEIGRNMTVFEHAGKLLIVDCGVLFPEETQPGVDVILPDFTSIRDRLDDVVAVVLTHGHEDHIGGMPYLLRERSDIPVVGSKLTLAFLEAKLKEHGIRPRTVRVREGDRRGFGPFDCEFVAVNHSIPDSLAVAIRTRAGTVLHTGDFKMDQFPLDDRITDLRAFARLGEEGVDLFLTDSTNAEVPGFTTSERELNPAIEQVMRTAPRRVIVSSFASHVHRIQQVLDAAHQHGRKVAFVGRSMVRNMGIARDLGYLKVPSGLVVSTKELEKLPDHKITLVCTGSQGEPMAALSRMANRDHVIRIGKGDTVLLASSLIPGNENAIYRVINGLTRWGAHVVHKGNAKVHVSGHASAGELVYCYNIVKPRNVMPVHGEWRHLRANGDLAIRTGVDPERVIIAEDGVVVDLVDGRASITGKVPAGNVYVDGMEVGGATEASLKDRLTLAAEGVVTVVAIVDADTGALAEAPDFLARGFVHDDATFEPVIPVIEKTLATAAEEGVGDARQLEQLVARAVANWAFRTHRRKPLIIPVIIDA, from the coding sequence ATGAGTCATCCACACCCCGAGCTGAAAGCCGCCCCGCCTCTTCCCGAAGGAGGGCTGCGGGTCATCGCCCTGGGCGGCCTGGGTGAGATCGGCCGCAACATGACCGTCTTCGAGCACGCAGGCAAACTGCTCATCGTCGACTGCGGCGTGCTCTTCCCCGAGGAGACCCAGCCCGGCGTGGACGTGATCCTGCCGGACTTCACCTCGATCCGGGACCGGCTGGACGACGTCGTGGCCGTGGTACTCACCCACGGCCACGAGGACCACATCGGCGGCATGCCGTATCTGCTGCGCGAGCGGTCCGACATTCCCGTCGTCGGCTCCAAGCTGACGCTGGCGTTCCTGGAGGCCAAGCTCAAGGAACACGGCATCCGGCCGCGCACGGTGCGGGTGCGGGAGGGCGACCGGCGTGGCTTCGGGCCCTTCGACTGCGAGTTCGTAGCGGTCAACCACTCCATCCCCGACAGCCTCGCGGTCGCGATCCGCACCCGGGCCGGGACGGTGCTGCACACCGGCGACTTCAAGATGGACCAGTTCCCTCTCGACGACCGCATCACCGATCTGCGCGCCTTCGCCCGCCTCGGCGAGGAGGGCGTGGACCTGTTCCTCACCGACTCCACCAACGCCGAAGTACCCGGCTTCACCACCTCCGAGCGAGAGCTGAACCCGGCGATCGAGCAGGTGATGCGCACCGCGCCGCGCCGGGTCATCGTCTCCAGCTTCGCCAGCCACGTTCACCGCATCCAGCAGGTCCTGGACGCCGCCCACCAGCACGGCCGCAAGGTCGCCTTCGTCGGCCGGTCGATGGTCCGCAACATGGGCATCGCCCGTGACCTGGGCTATCTGAAGGTCCCCTCCGGTCTGGTCGTGAGCACGAAGGAGCTGGAGAAGCTCCCGGACCACAAGATCACTCTGGTGTGCACCGGCTCCCAGGGCGAACCGATGGCCGCGCTGTCACGGATGGCCAACCGCGACCACGTGATCCGCATCGGCAAGGGCGACACCGTCCTGCTCGCCAGCTCCCTCATCCCCGGCAACGAGAACGCCATCTACCGGGTGATCAACGGACTCACCCGGTGGGGCGCCCACGTGGTCCACAAGGGCAACGCCAAGGTGCACGTCTCCGGGCATGCCAGCGCCGGCGAACTCGTCTACTGCTACAACATCGTCAAGCCCCGCAACGTCATGCCCGTGCACGGCGAATGGCGCCACCTGCGGGCCAACGGCGACCTCGCCATCCGTACCGGTGTCGATCCCGAACGGGTCATCATCGCCGAGGACGGCGTCGTCGTCGACCTGGTCGACGGGCGCGCATCCATCACCGGCAAGGTCCCCGCCGGCAACGTCTACGTGGACGGCATGGAAGTCGGCGGCGCCACCGAAGCGTCCCTCAAGGACCGCCTCACCCTCGCCGCCGAAGGCGTGGTCACGGTGGTGGCGATCGTCGACGCGGACACCGGCGCCCTCGCCGAGGCCCCCGACTTCCTGGCCCGGGGCTTCGTCCACGACGACGCCACCTTCGAGCCGGTCATCCCCGTCATCGAGAAGACCCTGGCCACCGCGGCCGAGGAAGGTGTCGGGGACGCGCGCCAACTCGAGCAACTCGTCGCCCGCGCCGTGGCGAACTGGGCGTTCCGCACCCACCGCCGCAAGCCCCTCATCATCCCCGTCATCATCGACGCCTGA